In Hypomesus transpacificus isolate Combined female chromosome 4, fHypTra1, whole genome shotgun sequence, the following are encoded in one genomic region:
- the LOC124467100 gene encoding uncharacterized protein LOC124467100 translates to MMITYFCLLVSVLIGKNYAEMTCQTVQQKDTATLSCGHSEGDVRWSRDKDGGRVNILTVRKGQDSEDKHIHDPGKHFSSVADKSLNILRVISSDSGVYYCNGEPVVNLTVTPDKVPEEDQKRTCGPKSSPTTTEDSKENEESKENEESKENEESKENEEPEENDDDVRISRTTENPNTSVRNTDVRISRTTENPNTSVRNTDVPSTTENPNTSVWNSGNQQLAVGVAAGGLVLVLVLVLVGFLIRRCWVQKAGSSSSKERCIYYLASAQGTQGEVIPMSIHPTYDTIQNPNTTTQSSNGENPYALAQLPCVPETSFD, encoded by the exons ATGATGATCACTTACTTCTGCCTCCTAGTCTCTGTCTTGATCGGCAAGAACTATGCAG AGATGACCTGTCAAACTGTCCAGCAAAAGGACACCGCCACGCTGAGTTGTGGGCACTCTGAAGGTGATGTAAGATGGAGCAGAGacaaagatggaggaagagttAACATTCTGACTGTGAGAAAAGGACAGGACAGCGAGGACAAACACATTCATGACCCAGGCAAACATTTTAGTTCAGTGGCAGACAAATCACTGAATATTTTGAGAGTGATTTCCTCAGATAGTGGGGTGTACTACTGCAACGGTGAACCAGTGGTGAATCTGACAGTGACACCAG ATAAAGTCCCAGAAGAAGATCAGAAGAGAACATGTGGTCCTAAAAGTTCACCAACTACAA CTGAGGACTCAAAGGAGAATGAGGAATCAAAGGAGAATGAGGAATCAAAGGAGAATGAGGAATCAAAGGAGAATGAGGAACCAGAGGAGAATGACGATG ATGTCAGGATCTCTCGTACCACTGAGAACCCAAACACATCAGTTAGGAATACAG ATGTCAGGATCTCTCGTACCACTGAGAACCCAAACACATCAGTTAGGAATACAG ATGTCCCTAGTACCACTGAGAACCCAAACACATCAGTTTGGAATTCAG GTAATCAGCAGCTGGCTGTGGGTGTGGCTGCCGGAggactggtgctggtgctggttctGGTGCTGGTGGGGTTCCTCATTAGAAGATGCTGGGTTCAGAAAGCAG GTTCTTCAAGTTCTAAAGAACGTTGTATCTACTATCTGGCTAGTGCACAAGGCACACAGGGAGAAG TCATTCCCATGAGCATCCATCCCACATATGACACCATCCAGAACCCTAACACAACAACCCAATCCAGCAATG GGGAAAACCCTTACGCCTTGGCACAGCTTCCATGCGTCCCTGAGACCAGCTTTGACTAG
- the LOC124467089 gene encoding peptidyl-prolyl cis-trans isomerase G-like isoform X1, whose translation MMSTYFCFLVSVLIGKNYAEMTCQTVQQKDTATLSCGHSEGDVTWSRDQDGGRVDILTVRKGQDSEDKHIHDPGKRFSSVADKSLTILRVISSDSGVYYCNGEPVVNLTVTPEKVPEEVQKRTCVPKSPPTTNVTMTTHTTKNPTTRVKNTDVTMTPHTTKNPTTRVKNKVTTRTVSVGEESETTKKDEKNKKDDKKKKKDGKKKDKEEKKEVKNEKKDEKTKNVTMTPHTTKNPTTRVKNKVTTRTVSVGEESETTKKDEKNKKDDKKKKKDGKKKDKEEKKEVKNEKKDEKTKNVTMTPHTTKNPTTRVKNKVTTRTVSVGEESETTKKDEKNKKDDKKKKKDGKKKDKEEKKEVKNEKKDEKTKSHWRLLVGVAAGGLVLVLFLLLVGFLIRRRWAEGDRDRRLDHVYAEISDVTQQPKDESFSLSPGSSSPKEHSVYNLAGAQEVITMDPIYHTIQDPNITTNLSNGENPYFLAQNPDVPETSFD comes from the exons ATGATGTCCACTTACTTCTGCTTCCTAGTCTCTGTCTTGATCGGTAAGAACTACGCAG AGATGACCTGTCAAACTGTCCAGCAGAAGGACACCGCCACGCTGAGTTGTGGGCACTCTGAAGGTGATGTAACATGGAGCAGAGACCAAGATGGAGGAAGAGTTGACATTCTGACTGTGAGAAAAGGACAGGACAGCGAGGACAAACACATTCATGACCCAGGCAAACGTTTTAGTTCAGTGGCAGACAAatcactgactattttgagagTGATTTCCTCAGATAGTGGGGTGTACTACTGCAACGGTGAACCAGTGGTGAATCTGACAGTGACACCAG AAAAAGTCCCAGAAGAAGTTCAGAAGAGAACATGTGTTCCAAAAAGTCCACCAACTACAA ATGTCACCATGACCACTCACACCACTAAGAACCCAACCACAAGAGTTAAGAACACAG ATGTCACCATGACCCCTCACACCACTAAGAACCCAACCACAAGAGTTAAGAACAAAG TGACTACAAGGACAGTGTCAGTGGGTGAAGAGAGTGAAACCACAAAGAAGGATGAGAAGAACAAGAAGGatgacaaaaagaaaaagaaggatggaaagaaaaaagacaaggaggaaaagaaagaagtgAAGAATGAGAAGAAGGATGAGAAGACAAAGA ATGTCACCATGACCCCTCACACCACTAAGAACCCAACCACAAGAGTTAAGAACAAAG TGACTACAAGGACAGTGTCAGTGGGTGAAGAGAGTGAAACCACAAAGAAGGATGAGAAGAACAAGAAGGatgacaaaaagaaaaagaaggatggaaagaaaaaagacaaggaggaaaagaaagaagtgAAGAATGAGAAGAAGGATGAGAAGACAAAGA ATGTCACCATGACCCCTCACACCACTAAGAACCCAACCACAAGAGTTAAGAACAAAG TGACTACAAGGACAGTGTCAGTGGGTGAAGAGAGTGAAACCACAAAGAAGGATGAGAAGAACAAGAAGGatgacaaaaagaaaaagaaggatggaaagaaaaaagacaaggaggaaaagaaagaagtgAAGAATGAGAAGAAGGATGAGAAGACAAAGA GTCATTGGCGGCTGCTTGTGGGTGTAGCCGCTGGAGGACTGGTGCTGGTTCTGTTTCTCTTGCTTGTGGGGTTCCTCATTAGGAGACGCTGGGCAG AGGGTGACAGAGATAGACGGTTAGACCACGTCTATGCAGAAATATCAGATGTGACGCAACAACCAAAGGATGAATCTT TTTCCCTTTCACCAGGTTCTTCAAGTCCTAAAGAACATTCTGTTTACAATCTGGCTGGTGCACAGGAAG TTATTACTATGGACCCCATATATCACACAATCCAGGACCCTAACATTACAACAAATCTCAGCAATG GGGAAAACCCTTACTTCTTGGCCCAGAATCCAGATGTTCCTGAGACCAGCTTTGACTAG
- the LOC124467089 gene encoding peptidyl-prolyl cis-trans isomerase G-like isoform X3 — protein sequence MMSTYFCFLVSVLIGKNYAEMTCQTVQQKDTATLSCGHSEGDVTWSRDQDGGRVDILTVRKGQDSEDKHIHDPGKRFSSVADKSLTILRVISSDSGVYYCNGEPVVNLTVTPEKVPEEVQKRTCVPKSPPTTNVTMTPHTTKNPTTRVKNKVTTRTVSVGEESETTKKDEKNKKDDKKKKKDGKKKDKEEKKEVKNEKKDEKTKNVTMTPHTTKNPTTRVKNKVTTRTVSVGEESETTKKDEKNKKDDKKKKKDGKKKDKEEKKEVKNEKKDEKTKNVTMTPHTTKNPTTRVKNKVTTRTVSVGEESETTKKDEKNKKDDKKKKKDGKKKDKEEKKEVKNEKKDEKTKSHWRLLVGVAAGGLVLVLFLLLVGFLIRRRWAEGDRDRRLDHVYAEISDVTQQPKDESFSLSPGSSSPKEHSVYNLAGAQEVITMDPIYHTIQDPNITTNLSNGENPYFLAQNPDVPETSFD from the exons ATGATGTCCACTTACTTCTGCTTCCTAGTCTCTGTCTTGATCGGTAAGAACTACGCAG AGATGACCTGTCAAACTGTCCAGCAGAAGGACACCGCCACGCTGAGTTGTGGGCACTCTGAAGGTGATGTAACATGGAGCAGAGACCAAGATGGAGGAAGAGTTGACATTCTGACTGTGAGAAAAGGACAGGACAGCGAGGACAAACACATTCATGACCCAGGCAAACGTTTTAGTTCAGTGGCAGACAAatcactgactattttgagagTGATTTCCTCAGATAGTGGGGTGTACTACTGCAACGGTGAACCAGTGGTGAATCTGACAGTGACACCAG AAAAAGTCCCAGAAGAAGTTCAGAAGAGAACATGTGTTCCAAAAAGTCCACCAACTACAA ATGTCACCATGACCCCTCACACCACTAAGAACCCAACCACAAGAGTTAAGAACAAAG TGACTACAAGGACAGTGTCAGTGGGTGAAGAGAGTGAAACCACAAAGAAGGATGAGAAGAACAAGAAGGatgacaaaaagaaaaagaaggatggaaagaaaaaagacaaggaggaaaagaaagaagtgAAGAATGAGAAGAAGGATGAGAAGACAAAGA ATGTCACCATGACCCCTCACACCACTAAGAACCCAACCACAAGAGTTAAGAACAAAG TGACTACAAGGACAGTGTCAGTGGGTGAAGAGAGTGAAACCACAAAGAAGGATGAGAAGAACAAGAAGGatgacaaaaagaaaaagaaggatggaaagaaaaaagacaaggaggaaaagaaagaagtgAAGAATGAGAAGAAGGATGAGAAGACAAAGA ATGTCACCATGACCCCTCACACCACTAAGAACCCAACCACAAGAGTTAAGAACAAAG TGACTACAAGGACAGTGTCAGTGGGTGAAGAGAGTGAAACCACAAAGAAGGATGAGAAGAACAAGAAGGatgacaaaaagaaaaagaaggatggaaagaaaaaagacaaggaggaaaagaaagaagtgAAGAATGAGAAGAAGGATGAGAAGACAAAGA GTCATTGGCGGCTGCTTGTGGGTGTAGCCGCTGGAGGACTGGTGCTGGTTCTGTTTCTCTTGCTTGTGGGGTTCCTCATTAGGAGACGCTGGGCAG AGGGTGACAGAGATAGACGGTTAGACCACGTCTATGCAGAAATATCAGATGTGACGCAACAACCAAAGGATGAATCTT TTTCCCTTTCACCAGGTTCTTCAAGTCCTAAAGAACATTCTGTTTACAATCTGGCTGGTGCACAGGAAG TTATTACTATGGACCCCATATATCACACAATCCAGGACCCTAACATTACAACAAATCTCAGCAATG GGGAAAACCCTTACTTCTTGGCCCAGAATCCAGATGTTCCTGAGACCAGCTTTGACTAG
- the LOC124467089 gene encoding cylicin-1-like isoform X6, with product MMSTYFCFLVSVLIGKNYAEMTCQTVQQKDTATLSCGHSEGDVTWSRDQDGGRVDILTVRKGQDSEDKHIHDPGKRFSSVADKSLTILRVISSDSGVYYCNGEPVVNLTVTPDVTMTPHTTKNPTTRVKNKVTTRTVSVGEESETTKKDEKNKKDDKKKKKDGKKKDKEEKKEVKNEKKDEKTKNVTMTPHTTKNPTTRVKNKVTTRTVSVGEESETTKKDEKNKKDDKKKKKDGKKKDKEEKKEVKNEKKDEKTKNVTMTPHTTKNPTTRVKNKVTTRTVSVGEESETTKKDEKNKKDDKKKKKDGKKKDKEEKKEVKNEKKDEKTKSHWRLLVGVAAGGLVLVLFLLLVGFLIRRRWAEGDRDRRLDHVYAEISDVTQQPKDESFSLSPGSSSPKEHSVYNLAGAQEVITMDPIYHTIQDPNITTNLSNGENPYFLAQNPDVPETSFD from the exons ATGATGTCCACTTACTTCTGCTTCCTAGTCTCTGTCTTGATCGGTAAGAACTACGCAG AGATGACCTGTCAAACTGTCCAGCAGAAGGACACCGCCACGCTGAGTTGTGGGCACTCTGAAGGTGATGTAACATGGAGCAGAGACCAAGATGGAGGAAGAGTTGACATTCTGACTGTGAGAAAAGGACAGGACAGCGAGGACAAACACATTCATGACCCAGGCAAACGTTTTAGTTCAGTGGCAGACAAatcactgactattttgagagTGATTTCCTCAGATAGTGGGGTGTACTACTGCAACGGTGAACCAGTGGTGAATCTGACAGTGACACCAG ATGTCACCATGACCCCTCACACCACTAAGAACCCAACCACAAGAGTTAAGAACAAAG TGACTACAAGGACAGTGTCAGTGGGTGAAGAGAGTGAAACCACAAAGAAGGATGAGAAGAACAAGAAGGatgacaaaaagaaaaagaaggatggaaagaaaaaagacaaggaggaaaagaaagaagtgAAGAATGAGAAGAAGGATGAGAAGACAAAGA ATGTCACCATGACCCCTCACACCACTAAGAACCCAACCACAAGAGTTAAGAACAAAG TGACTACAAGGACAGTGTCAGTGGGTGAAGAGAGTGAAACCACAAAGAAGGATGAGAAGAACAAGAAGGatgacaaaaagaaaaagaaggatggaaagaaaaaagacaaggaggaaaagaaagaagtgAAGAATGAGAAGAAGGATGAGAAGACAAAGA ATGTCACCATGACCCCTCACACCACTAAGAACCCAACCACAAGAGTTAAGAACAAAG TGACTACAAGGACAGTGTCAGTGGGTGAAGAGAGTGAAACCACAAAGAAGGATGAGAAGAACAAGAAGGatgacaaaaagaaaaagaaggatggaaagaaaaaagacaaggaggaaaagaaagaagtgAAGAATGAGAAGAAGGATGAGAAGACAAAGA GTCATTGGCGGCTGCTTGTGGGTGTAGCCGCTGGAGGACTGGTGCTGGTTCTGTTTCTCTTGCTTGTGGGGTTCCTCATTAGGAGACGCTGGGCAG AGGGTGACAGAGATAGACGGTTAGACCACGTCTATGCAGAAATATCAGATGTGACGCAACAACCAAAGGATGAATCTT TTTCCCTTTCACCAGGTTCTTCAAGTCCTAAAGAACATTCTGTTTACAATCTGGCTGGTGCACAGGAAG TTATTACTATGGACCCCATATATCACACAATCCAGGACCCTAACATTACAACAAATCTCAGCAATG GGGAAAACCCTTACTTCTTGGCCCAGAATCCAGATGTTCCTGAGACCAGCTTTGACTAG
- the LOC124467089 gene encoding uncharacterized protein LOC124467089 isoform X4, with protein sequence MMSTYFCFLVSVLIGKNYAEMTCQTVQQKDTATLSCGHSEGDVTWSRDQDGGRVDILTVRKGQDSEDKHIHDPGKRFSSVADKSLTILRVISSDSGVYYCNGEPVVNLTVTPDVTMTTHTTKNPTTRVKNTDVTMTPHTTKNPTTRVKNKVTTRTVSVGEESETTKKDEKNKKDDKKKKKDGKKKDKEEKKEVKNEKKDEKTKNVTMTPHTTKNPTTRVKNKVTTRTVSVGEESETTKKDEKNKKDDKKKKKDGKKKDKEEKKEVKNEKKDEKTKNVTMTPHTTKNPTTRVKNKVTTRTVSVGEESETTKKDEKNKKDDKKKKKDGKKKDKEEKKEVKNEKKDEKTKSHWRLLVGVAAGGLVLVLFLLLVGFLIRRRWAEGDRDRRLDHVYAEISDVTQQPKDESFSLSPGSSSPKEHSVYNLAGAQEVITMDPIYHTIQDPNITTNLSNGENPYFLAQNPDVPETSFD encoded by the exons ATGATGTCCACTTACTTCTGCTTCCTAGTCTCTGTCTTGATCGGTAAGAACTACGCAG AGATGACCTGTCAAACTGTCCAGCAGAAGGACACCGCCACGCTGAGTTGTGGGCACTCTGAAGGTGATGTAACATGGAGCAGAGACCAAGATGGAGGAAGAGTTGACATTCTGACTGTGAGAAAAGGACAGGACAGCGAGGACAAACACATTCATGACCCAGGCAAACGTTTTAGTTCAGTGGCAGACAAatcactgactattttgagagTGATTTCCTCAGATAGTGGGGTGTACTACTGCAACGGTGAACCAGTGGTGAATCTGACAGTGACACCAG ATGTCACCATGACCACTCACACCACTAAGAACCCAACCACAAGAGTTAAGAACACAG ATGTCACCATGACCCCTCACACCACTAAGAACCCAACCACAAGAGTTAAGAACAAAG TGACTACAAGGACAGTGTCAGTGGGTGAAGAGAGTGAAACCACAAAGAAGGATGAGAAGAACAAGAAGGatgacaaaaagaaaaagaaggatggaaagaaaaaagacaaggaggaaaagaaagaagtgAAGAATGAGAAGAAGGATGAGAAGACAAAGA ATGTCACCATGACCCCTCACACCACTAAGAACCCAACCACAAGAGTTAAGAACAAAG TGACTACAAGGACAGTGTCAGTGGGTGAAGAGAGTGAAACCACAAAGAAGGATGAGAAGAACAAGAAGGatgacaaaaagaaaaagaaggatggaaagaaaaaagacaaggaggaaaagaaagaagtgAAGAATGAGAAGAAGGATGAGAAGACAAAGA ATGTCACCATGACCCCTCACACCACTAAGAACCCAACCACAAGAGTTAAGAACAAAG TGACTACAAGGACAGTGTCAGTGGGTGAAGAGAGTGAAACCACAAAGAAGGATGAGAAGAACAAGAAGGatgacaaaaagaaaaagaaggatggaaagaaaaaagacaaggaggaaaagaaagaagtgAAGAATGAGAAGAAGGATGAGAAGACAAAGA GTCATTGGCGGCTGCTTGTGGGTGTAGCCGCTGGAGGACTGGTGCTGGTTCTGTTTCTCTTGCTTGTGGGGTTCCTCATTAGGAGACGCTGGGCAG AGGGTGACAGAGATAGACGGTTAGACCACGTCTATGCAGAAATATCAGATGTGACGCAACAACCAAAGGATGAATCTT TTTCCCTTTCACCAGGTTCTTCAAGTCCTAAAGAACATTCTGTTTACAATCTGGCTGGTGCACAGGAAG TTATTACTATGGACCCCATATATCACACAATCCAGGACCCTAACATTACAACAAATCTCAGCAATG GGGAAAACCCTTACTTCTTGGCCCAGAATCCAGATGTTCCTGAGACCAGCTTTGACTAG
- the LOC124467089 gene encoding peptidyl-prolyl cis-trans isomerase G-like isoform X2 yields the protein MMSTYFCFLVSVLIGKNYAEMTCQTVQQKDTATLSCGHSEGDVTWSRDQDGGRVDILTVRKGQDSEDKHIHDPGKRFSSVADKSLTILRVISSDSGVYYCNGEPVVNLTVTPEKVPEEVQKRTCVPKSPPTTNVTMTTHTTKNPTTRVKNTDVTMTPHTTKNPTTRVKNKVTTRTVSVGEESETTKKDEKNKKDDKKKKKDGKKKDKEEKKEVKNEKKDEKTKNVTMTPHTTKNPTTRVKNKVTTRTVSVGEESETTKKDEKNKKDDKKKKKDGKKKDKEEKKEVKNEKKDEKTKNVTMTPHTTKNPTTRVKNKVTTRTVSVGEESETTKKDEKNKKDDKKKKKDGKKKDKEEKKEVKNEKKDEKTKSHWRLLVGVAAGGLVLVLFLLLVGFLIRRRWAEGDRDRRLDHVYAEISDVTQQPKDESCSSSPKEHSVYNLAGAQEVITMDPIYHTIQDPNITTNLSNGENPYFLAQNPDVPETSFD from the exons ATGATGTCCACTTACTTCTGCTTCCTAGTCTCTGTCTTGATCGGTAAGAACTACGCAG AGATGACCTGTCAAACTGTCCAGCAGAAGGACACCGCCACGCTGAGTTGTGGGCACTCTGAAGGTGATGTAACATGGAGCAGAGACCAAGATGGAGGAAGAGTTGACATTCTGACTGTGAGAAAAGGACAGGACAGCGAGGACAAACACATTCATGACCCAGGCAAACGTTTTAGTTCAGTGGCAGACAAatcactgactattttgagagTGATTTCCTCAGATAGTGGGGTGTACTACTGCAACGGTGAACCAGTGGTGAATCTGACAGTGACACCAG AAAAAGTCCCAGAAGAAGTTCAGAAGAGAACATGTGTTCCAAAAAGTCCACCAACTACAA ATGTCACCATGACCACTCACACCACTAAGAACCCAACCACAAGAGTTAAGAACACAG ATGTCACCATGACCCCTCACACCACTAAGAACCCAACCACAAGAGTTAAGAACAAAG TGACTACAAGGACAGTGTCAGTGGGTGAAGAGAGTGAAACCACAAAGAAGGATGAGAAGAACAAGAAGGatgacaaaaagaaaaagaaggatggaaagaaaaaagacaaggaggaaaagaaagaagtgAAGAATGAGAAGAAGGATGAGAAGACAAAGA ATGTCACCATGACCCCTCACACCACTAAGAACCCAACCACAAGAGTTAAGAACAAAG TGACTACAAGGACAGTGTCAGTGGGTGAAGAGAGTGAAACCACAAAGAAGGATGAGAAGAACAAGAAGGatgacaaaaagaaaaagaaggatggaaagaaaaaagacaaggaggaaaagaaagaagtgAAGAATGAGAAGAAGGATGAGAAGACAAAGA ATGTCACCATGACCCCTCACACCACTAAGAACCCAACCACAAGAGTTAAGAACAAAG TGACTACAAGGACAGTGTCAGTGGGTGAAGAGAGTGAAACCACAAAGAAGGATGAGAAGAACAAGAAGGatgacaaaaagaaaaagaaggatggaaagaaaaaagacaaggaggaaaagaaagaagtgAAGAATGAGAAGAAGGATGAGAAGACAAAGA GTCATTGGCGGCTGCTTGTGGGTGTAGCCGCTGGAGGACTGGTGCTGGTTCTGTTTCTCTTGCTTGTGGGGTTCCTCATTAGGAGACGCTGGGCAG AGGGTGACAGAGATAGACGGTTAGACCACGTCTATGCAGAAATATCAGATGTGACGCAACAACCAAAGGATGAATCTT GTTCTTCAAGTCCTAAAGAACATTCTGTTTACAATCTGGCTGGTGCACAGGAAG TTATTACTATGGACCCCATATATCACACAATCCAGGACCCTAACATTACAACAAATCTCAGCAATG GGGAAAACCCTTACTTCTTGGCCCAGAATCCAGATGTTCCTGAGACCAGCTTTGACTAG
- the LOC124467089 gene encoding peptidyl-prolyl cis-trans isomerase G-like isoform X5, with protein MMSTYFCFLVSVLIGKNYAEMTCQTVQQKDTATLSCGHSEGDVTWSRDQDGGRVDILTVRKGQDSEDKHIHDPGKRFSSVADKSLTILRVISSDSGVYYCNGEPVVNLTVTPEKVPEEVQKRTCVPKSPPTTNVTMTTHTTKNPTTRVKNTDVTMTPHTTKNPTTRVKNKVTTRTVSVGEESETTKKDEKNKKDDKKKKKDGKKKDKEEKKEVKNEKKDEKTKNVTMTPHTTKNPTTRVKNKVTTRTVSVGEESETTKKDEKNKKDDKKKKKDGKKKDKEEKKEVKNEKKDEKTKNVTMTPHTTKNPTTRVKNKVTTRTVSVGEESETTKKDEKNKKDDKKKKKDGKKKDKEEKKEVKNEKKDEKTKSHWRLLVGVAAGGLVLVLFLLLVGFLIRRRWAEGDRDRRLDHVYAEISDVTQQPKDESFITMDPIYHTIQDPNITTNLSNGENPYFLAQNPDVPETSFD; from the exons ATGATGTCCACTTACTTCTGCTTCCTAGTCTCTGTCTTGATCGGTAAGAACTACGCAG AGATGACCTGTCAAACTGTCCAGCAGAAGGACACCGCCACGCTGAGTTGTGGGCACTCTGAAGGTGATGTAACATGGAGCAGAGACCAAGATGGAGGAAGAGTTGACATTCTGACTGTGAGAAAAGGACAGGACAGCGAGGACAAACACATTCATGACCCAGGCAAACGTTTTAGTTCAGTGGCAGACAAatcactgactattttgagagTGATTTCCTCAGATAGTGGGGTGTACTACTGCAACGGTGAACCAGTGGTGAATCTGACAGTGACACCAG AAAAAGTCCCAGAAGAAGTTCAGAAGAGAACATGTGTTCCAAAAAGTCCACCAACTACAA ATGTCACCATGACCACTCACACCACTAAGAACCCAACCACAAGAGTTAAGAACACAG ATGTCACCATGACCCCTCACACCACTAAGAACCCAACCACAAGAGTTAAGAACAAAG TGACTACAAGGACAGTGTCAGTGGGTGAAGAGAGTGAAACCACAAAGAAGGATGAGAAGAACAAGAAGGatgacaaaaagaaaaagaaggatggaaagaaaaaagacaaggaggaaaagaaagaagtgAAGAATGAGAAGAAGGATGAGAAGACAAAGA ATGTCACCATGACCCCTCACACCACTAAGAACCCAACCACAAGAGTTAAGAACAAAG TGACTACAAGGACAGTGTCAGTGGGTGAAGAGAGTGAAACCACAAAGAAGGATGAGAAGAACAAGAAGGatgacaaaaagaaaaagaaggatggaaagaaaaaagacaaggaggaaaagaaagaagtgAAGAATGAGAAGAAGGATGAGAAGACAAAGA ATGTCACCATGACCCCTCACACCACTAAGAACCCAACCACAAGAGTTAAGAACAAAG TGACTACAAGGACAGTGTCAGTGGGTGAAGAGAGTGAAACCACAAAGAAGGATGAGAAGAACAAGAAGGatgacaaaaagaaaaagaaggatggaaagaaaaaagacaaggaggaaaagaaagaagtgAAGAATGAGAAGAAGGATGAGAAGACAAAGA GTCATTGGCGGCTGCTTGTGGGTGTAGCCGCTGGAGGACTGGTGCTGGTTCTGTTTCTCTTGCTTGTGGGGTTCCTCATTAGGAGACGCTGGGCAG AGGGTGACAGAGATAGACGGTTAGACCACGTCTATGCAGAAATATCAGATGTGACGCAACAACCAAAGGATGAATCTT TTATTACTATGGACCCCATATATCACACAATCCAGGACCCTAACATTACAACAAATCTCAGCAATG GGGAAAACCCTTACTTCTTGGCCCAGAATCCAGATGTTCCTGAGACCAGCTTTGACTAG
- the LOC124467093 gene encoding uncharacterized protein LOC124467093 isoform X2 has product MTTYFCLLVSVLVCKNYAEMTCQSVQQKTNVTLSCGHSEGDVTWSRDQDGGKVNISDPGKRFSSGLGSLTILRVISSDSGVYYCNDEPVVNLTVTPDVPMTPHTIKNPTTRVKNTVTTRTVSVAEAKKFNINDEKKHNKKNKKKNKKDGKKKEDKKGKKEKKDDKTEEEDDDNDDDDKDGEDVTMTPHTTKNPTTRVKNKDVTTTPHTTKNPTTRVKNTVTTWTVSVAKESEATKKDENKDTKSEKNKSLWQLPLGVAAGGLVLVLVLLLVGFLIRRCWARKSEGDRDRPPAVYAEITDMTQQPKDGSCSPRSKEHSVYYLAGAPGTQEEVHGMNPIYHTIQDPNITTNLSNAENPDFLAQNPEVP; this is encoded by the exons ATGACCACTTACTTCTGCCTCCTAGTCTCTGTCTTGGTCTGCAAGAACTATGCAG AGATGACCTGTCAAAGTGTCCAGCAGAAGACCAACGTCACGCTGAGTTGTGGCCACTCTGAAGGTGATGTAACATGGAGCAGAGATCAAGATGGAGGGAAAGTTAACATTTCTGACCCAGGCAAACGTTTTAGTTCAGGTTTAGGgtcactgactattttgagagTGATTTCCTCAGACAGTGGGGTGTACTACTGCAACGATGAACCTGTGGTGAATCTGACAGTGACACCAG ATGTCCCCATGACCCCTCACACCATTAAGAACCCAACCACAAGAGTTAAGAACACAG TGACAACGAGGACAGTGTCAGTGGCTGAAGCGAAGAAGTTTAACATCAATGATGAGAAGAAACATAACAAGAAgaataaaaagaaaaataagaaggatggaaagaaaaaagaagacaagaagggaaagaaagagaagaaggatGACAAGACAGAGG AAGAAGATGACGACAACGACGATGATGATAAAGATGGTGAAG ATGTCACCATGACCCCTCACACCACTAAGAACCCAACCACAAGAGTTAAGAACAAAG ATGTCACCACGACCCCTCACACCACTAAGAACCCAACCACAAGAGTTAAGAATACAG TGACAACGTGGACAGTGTCAGTGGCTAAAGAGAGTGAAGCCACAAAGAAGGATGAGAATAAAGATACGAAGAGTGAGAAGAACAAGA GTCTTTGGCAACTGCCTCTGGGTGTGGCTGCCGGAggactggttctggttctggttctgttgCTGGTGGGGTTCCTCATTAGAAGATGCTGGGCTCGGAAATcag AgggtgacagagacagaccgCCAGCTGTCTATGCAGAAATAACAGATATGACGCAACAACCAAAGGATGGATCTT GTTCTCCAAGATCTAAAGAACATTCTGTCTACTATCTGGCTGGTGCACCAGGCACACAGGAAGAAG TTCATGGAATGAACCCCATATATCACACAATCCAGGACCCTAACATTACAACAAATCTCAGCAATG CGGAAAACCCTGACTTCTTGGCCCAGAATCCAGAGGTTCCCTAG